The Chanos chanos chromosome 3, fChaCha1.1, whole genome shotgun sequence genome segment ACAGTTCTCGTGTATAGGAACAGTAGGGACATCTCAGTAATTCACTAGAGAAATGTTCTCCAAGTGGCGTCTCCAGCCAGTATAAAGAGTACTTGAATTTGTCATGCTCTGATCAACTGTTTGTGTACACTACACATGGAAATCAGTCATGTAGCTACAGGGTTGTAAGGGgaactaaaaaacaaaataggaaaagaacaaaataacacaacagaAATTTTGTACAAAAGCGGTCAGTGATGGGACTGGGGACTCTGGTATGGTGAACCCAGTtgcaaaaagacaaataaagagagaagCATGAGGCAGGATCCTGGGGTTCATGGTGTAGACGgtcattttattctctcctATGCAATTTCACGACTGTTTTCCCatattgtttacatttacagttttaaagTTAATTTTATTGGGCAAAACTGTAGAAGCTGTGTAGCTTTCACAAATGATGGACTGTCTGAAGTTTTCCTTTGATTTAGAGGTACCTTATACATTTTAGGGAAGGAGTTTTCTTGAAGTGCACTGCTGTagcatttcttttaaatctttcataaattgtgtttatttctcaACCAAGTGGAATTAAGattgtaaaagaaaatgtaaaataatgaataaagatCTATGATTAATAGGGTTTTGATTTGGTCACTGTGGCCTtgatgtcattttgaaaacttGCTCAAGAAAGAAATCATATTGGTTTGATAATTTTAATACAAAGCTTTCTGTAATTTGTAACTTTTTATCTCACAGAGGAACATTTTTGACAGTCATAACAATCCAAAcaagatgaataaaatgttgGTACCACAACTATACATTTCTTTATtatattctttgtttttgcatACATTCCAAAAATACCATATAATATAAATTCCTTTTCATATAAATGTCTCCTtccatttaatctttttttttttactttccaaGTCAGCTGCATGTGAGAAAATATATTACTACATACAAAGACCaacaagaaaatacagaaaacaatatATTAAAGTTGTCATAGACATAGTGTTTTTCTATCTgtcttacaaaaacaacacactaaTAAAGCAATTACAATACAAGAAGCTTATGGCAGATTATGTATGAATAAATCTTACAATACATGAGTGCTCTATGAACTTCTTTGGTTAAGTACAACCTTTGGCaagttttgttgtgtgttaatGTCAATCTTTGTGTTAAAACACAGTAGTAAAAAGACACTATTAAGGTCAAAGATGATTGACCACTGATGATTTTCCTTCTTTATCAACTGAATACATTTGGCTATGCTTCTCCATTACACAGTATATAGCAGGGACAACACTACAGGCCCCCTGGTAAAGATAGGTAACTAACCCATAGTGAATATTATAGAAGTGAACTCAATTATGTATTGCTTTTATTGTGTTGATATTACCTTTCATTATTTACGTGAGTCTGATAGACATATGGGTAGGAAATGCAGGAATATAAGGAGACAAAGTAACTCGGTTTACATCTCTGTCATCAATAccaacattttttcccctcggATACTATCCCACTttactctcaaaaaaaaaaaaaaaaaaaacacatcacttaAACATCCTCCACACTCTGGAACATCATACAGTCAAAAACTGAGCTCTTTAGGCTTCCCACACTTAATGCCCACTCCACATGCACACTGACCCTTCTTCAGACTTTCTCGAATTCTCTCTAATCCTGTGGGCCAGATTCCTATTCAGTCACTGTAGGAGTGACTGCTTTAAGTGGAACATAAGTTACGTTTATGCACATACTGACTCTGTGCCAATAACCTACCAACAGATACTGACTCTGTGCCAATAACCTACCAACAGGGAATGTTCCAAGTACTTCGGCTGTGCTTCCTTAAGGCTAGAGCCACACTTCATAACATGGATATTCTAATAAtgagaatatttatttagaaaataTAAGGACATGCTTTGTGCATAACATTCTTTAAATGTCTTGGATATGTCCTGGATTTGGAGCTTTACAAAACCAGCTTTAAACTGGCTCAAAACCAGGAATCTTGAGACATCCCTAATGTGTTCAAGAACCCTTCAAAGAAACCTAAAATCCTAAGCTTGGTAGATGTTGGAAAAAGCTGCAGTGCATGATTCCAAACTGAGGAGAACAGATACAAATACTgtttaaatgataaaatgatggTTGGTGGAGAACAAAGACCCCTATATCAAATCCACCTGAATTATAACAGTTATGTTCCTGAAAGTCAAAtggaaaaatactgaaatgttaaaaaactaCCATTGTTTTTGGTGGCACAAGTCAGTGCTAATGTCCAAAAAATTTGAAATTTGCTCTGGCAGAACCAGTAGTGTTCACTTCGGCACTGCGTGAATTAAAACAGGTCTTCAGACAAATCAGAACATTTCGtgatttttgctgttttaaaacagaggcaaaactttaaaaaatctTAGTGTGATAGAATTATAGGCAatgtctggttttgttttgataataCTTTCATACATAAAATATGTAGAGCACTGTTTAAACGTTCGACTAAACATATGACTGCAGAATGGCAGTATGTCAGTCTGAGGGGTCAGATGAGACTCTGGGCAGACACAAAAGCTTGTCAGGCTGTGGAGGATCCTGCATGTCTGTACATGTAATAGGCCTCTGATCTTCCCCATCTAGCTTCAGTCTACCGACGCTGTGTCGCAAGCATGACTTTGTTGATGAAGTTAACAATGGCGGAAGCGGGCTGCTCCGGGTCAAGCTCTGCAAACAGGTGGCACACGTTCTCTGCCATGCTGCCTGGTTTCTTagcaacaaaaccaaacacccTGAGAGAAACATGGGTacgatggagaaaaaaaacagtgagaagaAAAGATATGATACTGACAGAACTGctgtgtgacagacacagatgaacCAAACAGAGTCGTGTTTATGTTTCTGCAATTACCAGAACATATTAATTGTTGATTGTGTATGTGGAGCTAAAggcatttaaatgttaaatattgatTCATGGGGTCATCATGAAAGAACAGAATCATTTCATGGTTAAAGCGTAAAACTGATGCAAAGCTTAaatctccactgtcactcagtTATAACACATACAAGTCAgatgattacacacacactgaataaaaggaaagacaaacacacaaacacatatatacagagcaCTTACTTAGACGTCGTGCTGTCTGAGTTAGTCCACCTGAAGcaaagagggaaagacagagacaagactcagagagacagacagaaagacagacagacagacacacacacaaacacatactcacgcacTCAGTCACGTAAACACACTATGCAGCCAGCACAGATACATGCACTATCTTACAGCAGATGATGACGATTGGGACAGTGCTGAGAGTAGATTAACAGTAAGTGGGTTTGTGGCCTATCCTTCATGTGAATGTCAGGCATTGCACATCAAACATTATGGCTCACAAAAACTTACATTTACTGTCAATCTGTCAAGCAATGgcagagcttaaaaaaaaaaatctctgaatgAATTCACGACATCATCTTATTTCAGGTCCACACAACACCATGCGAAGAGGGTTCACCAGATATGTCACGCTTCActgagtttgaatgtgtttgactttgtttttacTATATGTTTACATGGTCTCATGATATCCACAATATATCCAGTCCATTTCAATTCTTTTCACTCGTGTCCAGCGTCTGAACAGTGCTCAATGAAATCCTCACCTCCTGTCCTGTGGATCGATGCTACAGAAAGTCACGCTGTTGACAGGGTAGTGCCTTCTAAAGAAAACCCTGTAGAGTGACACGACGGGAAAAACACCTGATCAACATCCGCAGAACACTGGCCATTTAACCATCACTCAGGCTCCACTTAGTGTATGCATTTAGCTGTTACAATGGGACGTTTCCTATTCACTGAGTGCAGGCTGGACAGACACAAGTTAGTGACACTGTCCAAAGGGTATGAAGGATTCATCTCAGTCTACTCAACTACAATTTGAATGGCAGGATCTTGCTAAAGGAAACCGTGTCACGTATTTAGGAGAGTACATCTAATCAGTACTAATGTCATAAAAACCACAGATTTTTTAATACACTGATGTATAAAGTTACTAAACCTTCTGTCCCTTTAAGGGCTCTGCCCCATGAGTACTGTACCTGCGCTggttgtctgtcagtgtgatgcCCTGTGCAGACACTTTAAAGTGCACCACTGTTGCTGAGGGGCGAGGGCTCCGTGACATTGTTGCCCCTGTTGCCTTGGCAATAGCCTGGGGTCCAGTCAGAGATTCAGTCTCTACTGAGTTCAGGTAGAGTACGTTGCAGGCTGGGGAAAAGTAAGACCACTGAGGTAAGATGACTGAAAATTGCATTCACGGTTGTGAAATAAAGCACAGTAATTGCATGGGGTTAAACTGTGAAGACAGATGAATTCATAAGGTTGTTTTAGAATGGCAGACAGGGACCGACCTGCACCCTGTTTGAGCAGGTCGGCAGCAGTGCTCATGTTGCTGGCTGGTTGTACCTCCTGTATCTCTCCTATCAGGTCTGCAAAGTGGTCACACACTATCACATTGTCAGAGCAAATTTAGCCACAATTAAACATTTATGGTAATTATGAGTGTCTGAGTGGCGTTGATGTTATAGTTATTTAAATAGTGAATGGTGTAGCAcacatgtagtgtgtgtgtgtgtgtgtgtgtgtgtgtgtgtgtgagcagcaaAGCAAAGAGGgaaatgtgtatttgtttgtgtgtgatgagtgtttgactgacagagtGCATACTGTTTTAAAGGGTGTTCTGACCTTTCTCTGGGATGCGCAGGGCACATGGGAGTGAGATTGGTGTGATGGAATGTTGGTAGACCAGTGCCGAGAGACTCCCTGAgatacagaaaagagaaaaatcagacATCTCTCATGAAAAAGATCATGAAGCCTGTCTTATTTCAAAAGTATTTAATACCATCGCTTACAGAAGGCATACACTCTCATAGTATACATTTATATCAGGATTCCCCAAATCATGTCCAGGAGGACAGATGTCCTCTGCTTTTTACACTCACTTCATACTTAGaggttgtttttgttcctttttttttatttgctctcttcagccaatcagagagcacaaTGGTTGGTAAATATGAATACCAGAGGGACTTCGGTGTTCCAGCACTGGATTTAGGGAACCGTGTTTCAAGTTAATTTTGGTTTAATTGGTGCAGTTAAGCTACAGCACAGCTCAGTTTGGTGTGGAGTGAACAATATCCTTAAAAAACACATGCTGCTGTGGTTATTTGATTAAGCACTATATGGGGCTGTACAattaagcattttttaaaattcgcTCACCAAAATGTGGCTCATTTGGTGACCCTTTAATCTTTACCCCACGAGGTCCTGTTTCAATCAGGAAGTGCCGCACCAGCTGTTCCATAGGGTCGCCCACTTCACATAGTAAATACAACATGAACATATTAAGGGTACATTATAATCACAATAATTCAGAACAGAAATGAGACCAACACACAAGCCATGTTAACTGATAAAGTCATATTGTGAAAGTCATATTGTGaaaggaattcttttttttttcacaatagaGATAGATACTAAGcatgtttcttttctgtaacAGTTATAAACCTGTTACACTGTGCAATGTTAAACCTGAAAGAGCCTCTGTGCTGTAACATAGTTttaggacagacagacagacagctgatggagaactgtgagagagtagaagaagagagggaaagtgtcAGAGATGAAAACCCTGTTCTCAGATGTGCTGTACCTTTGCTGCTGTGGTTGTTTACATTTGGGGGTGGCGTAGCAACTTTCAAAGCCAAGCCATAGGCACCCTGGAAAGAGTTGCTGTCTCGGATCAGGAAAGCACCAGGctctttctccttcagagcagctATTGCTGTAGAGAGGAGCAAtggccaaagagagagaaagaacatgtgAGATAAAGAAACCTTTCTGAAACGCCACTATCTTAGCTGTTATTAAAGCCTTCCTCTTTCAAAAGTGGAAACTTCAGCATCTCAAATTGAAAATCCAAACTAATATCAGTGACTTACCTTGTTCTCTGGAGATGCCTGGCTTGTACCAGAAACGTGAGCTGTCCTGGACAAACTTCACACTGACACGGCTGCCTGTTTCCCCCTCTGCACCACCCTCTCCATGCCCAGCAGGCAGTGCCGCCTCCCCGACCGACGGAGAGAATGTCACGTGATGCTGTCCTGGGGACTGGCGTCCTGACGATGCTTTCAGAGTGCCAGCTCTACTGTTGGGTGAACCAGGCAGGGTAGCTGTCCGCCGTTTCTCTGGCAGCGGGGGCTGGGGTATGGTGACAGTAGTGTACCCAGAGTAGGAGCCTGATGACGACGTGGGTGTACAGCAGccagcagacagagggaaattAGGAGTGGAATGGCCGTCTGAAGCTGGAGAACTATGTCCATTCGTAGGACCATCCACACCGGAGCAGTGCGGAAAATGACCAACAGGGATTTCTGAGCCCAGCATCAGTTTCCGGCCCAGGGTGGCAAAGCCAGGGACAGGCAGCTCTGATGACGGGGATCCCTCTTGACTCACCTGGGCTGGGAGAGGTGATGCAGGGGCAGAGCTAGTGATAGAGCTGGGTGTGGGACTGTGAGGAGAGCTAGGTTTGGGGATTTCTGAGCTGGGCTGAGAGCCATTGACCTGTGAATGTTGAGGGACGGGCTCtactgagacagagggagtggcAAGACAGGAGGATGGAGAAGGACTGCTGGAGGACTGAGCAATGGGCAGTGGTTGGGTTTCTGCAGGGGAAGTGGTCTGGGTGGGAATGCTTGGGTCTGAGGACGGTGCGGGTGggctgacagacaggcagtcaTTGTGAGGCTGAGGGACTGTGGCTGTAAGAACAGAGCTATTAGGTAGGGACGGGGTGGGCGACGGTTGTGACGGGGTTTGGCAGTCTTGCTGTGCTGTGGGTGTGATTGTGGGTGCAGGTGTGGGTGTGGCCGGTGTGGTGTGCGTTTCAGGATTGACTGGGCCGGGCTGGATGGGCTCTGAGCTGGACGGCTCTCCGTGTTGTAACCCCTGGGTCCCAGAGTAAGGCCTGTCCTGTGGTTGGACAGTGTGAGGTTCAGTGCAGCCCTCTGCCGAGCGTACTTCCTGATCTCGCACTGTCAGGCTAGGGCTAGAGCAAATGCAGAGGCAGTATGAAACAATGTAAGACAACGTAAAGTCACTTAACAGGTGTTTTAGTTGGGGGCCAGTGATGAAAATGCTAGTTAATGTTTGAAAAAATCTTAAGTTGAAATCAAGTATCTGGTTTCAGAACACTACTTGGAGCTAGAGAGTCAACCACTGCAGTGGATTTGTATTCTGCAAgtacttttatttaaataaaaaagtaaaatctttaaaaataaatagttaaTTATAATGCCCTTCATACTCCTCTCATAACCATGAATAGGTTTCGAATGAAGGTGGGCATTACCTCTCTTGTGTGCGTAATGGACTACTGGTGTGAACAGGAGTGGGAGGGCTGGAGATATCTGAGGGAGTGGAGCATGGGGCATGCCCATCACGATGCAGTCGCCGCAGAGAACCATGGGTAATGTGGTCACGCCAACCGATACCCTCGCCAACTCCTGCTGGTCCATCTAACAGgggacagaaaagagagagaaaaacacagttacttAAGGCCCTTACCATGAGTCTCTATAGTATTAGACTAGTGTCTTATACTATAGTAGAAGACAGCTATCATGGTTAATGCAGTCTATTTAAGAGCAGAGGTAACTGTAAAGGtgtattgatttttgttttacctgtgtgtgtgttagtgtggtatTGCTGAGGGAGGCTATCTGACGGGCTATTTCCATGGTGGGAGGAGGCAGGACAGGAGGCAGGGCAAGGGCCTGGCGGTGGCAGCGGTGAGGTGGACTCTGATTGGTATCCAGAGGCGTAGCCGCGGCTCTCAGAGGGCGAAGGCTGGTAGGGCGTGCAGGGGCATGTCTGGTGGGGTGTCTGGTAGCCACTGCTGCTACTACTGTACTTCATGTCTAGGTGAGAGTGGGAGTGAGAGCGTGAGGGTTCGGGATACGCTGGATGACCCGAGGGCAAGGGGTCAAAGGCAAAGGCTGGCAAGTCGTGACCCTGATGCCCATAAGGTGACACAGTGGCTCTCCGATGCCAATattctgcttctctgtctctctcccactgtaaCTCCACCTCACGGTCTCTGTCCCAATGCATCGAAACCTCCCTGCCACGCCTTAAACCGGCTTCTCGCTCCCAGTGCAGGTCTGCTCCCCTTGGGATTTCAGATTCTCTGCCCCTCCTTAACCCAGTCTCCCTATGCAGCTCCGCCTCTCTTTCCCAGTGTAGCGCCTCCCCCCTGTCAAGGCGCAGAGCATGGAAAGCTGAATCTTCACGCCGGAGGCAGCAATCCCTGCATGGACAACCAGGGGGAAGGCCATCCAGCAGCATAATGTCGTGATAGCTTGATGGTTTGTGGTGGTGCAGGGAGGGGTGGTGAGGATGGTGAGGGTAAGGGATATATTCATCTGCCCTGCACACCATCCGAccagatggagagagtgggtGGGGGTTCATGTCAGGGGCAGGGCAAGGGCACATGTGACGGGATGGACCCTCTGAGCATGCTCGGTGTAGGTAATGTTGGGAACCTTGCTGTCGGTCCCAGAGGAGATCTGGAGGGGGCAAGGCCTGATGTGGATGAGCGCCATGATGCTGACACAGCCCCACAAGGGGCGCCCCAGTGTGCCCGTTGGTGCTGGAGGTCCGGTCAAGGCAATACCCGTTGGGCTGGTGGTGCACACGGTCACAGCCGGGTTCTGCGCAGTGTTGAGACCGATAACCCACCCGACATGAGCAAGAACGCGTCAGCCTCAGAGACCCAGAACGCTCCGGCGGTAGGGAGTCACCGTCATCCAAAATGGCCGTCTCGCGTTCCCGATCTCTTCCACTCCTCTCCCCTTCGATTCCACCCAATAAGCGCTCTAGCTCCTCCTTTTCTTGTTGGGTTGGGGGTGAGGCAGTGGGAGGGTAATCCAAACGAGAGGCCGGGGCAGAGGAATGGCCTGAGTCAGAACTGACAGACAGGAGCTGACTGGGCCTTTCCTCAGAGGTCCTTCCCATGCTGCCATTGGTGGAAGTGAAAGAAGCGGAAGCCGCAGCGCGTCGTTTCTTCACCTGAGCATACAGGCTGCCATCCAGAGGCCCTCGAGTATGAGAAATATCTGTCAACAAGAGTTCCCGAAAATGCCTTTCAGTGTTCAAAACTCACTTCCTGTCTTTTGTTcctgcttttgttctcttttaatGATTCTTACCTTCCAAACTGTCTTGGTGCCGCACATTGAAGTTCTCGTACGAGTCCCAGCGTACGACAGGATCTGAAGTGTTATAGTCGACAGTGACAGCTGGGTCATTCCTTTGGTACTCTCGtcctgaaaacacagacacaatggtCATGTTTTACATGAATGTGTGGTACAGTTTGGTGGTTACATAGTAACAGTATTAGTAATAAAatcacacatgtatacacagcACATTTATTTAAGCTGTGTTTCAAGGCTCCTCATAGTTTCATTGCTGCATAAACATAACACTTCAGAGATACTGTATATCATAGTGCCATAGGATTACATGGTACTAAGTGAGATCTAGTGATGCACGCATGAAAATAAGTGGAGGCAAACCTTTGATCTTCTCTGGGCCAGATGAGAAGACAAACTCAACAGTAGCATCAGAGGGAAATCTGTCAtctgaagagaggaggagagaaaacacatggcAGATCCTCTCAAGACATGACActaattaaaacacattcattaccAGAGGCCTACAAATCTCCCAGAGCAAGCCAGACTCAGAGCAAGCAAGATCTATTACTGTTGGCCGGTCGACTATTGTTGACTCTGACGGGAAAGCTAGAGTATTTAGAAATCACTTTTCATATGTCATGGCTATATTGTACTGCTCATGAACATATGAGTTAGAACTGGTTGAAGACAGTGA includes the following:
- the tns2a gene encoding tensin-2; amino-acid sequence: MGCALSADCCGDKVDPVVERASLKRSRPDQDRHSMRLTKTGKGEPHVFKEKTFKKKRQCGVCRQSIENLGSFCRVCRTATHKKCEAKVNTACIPAPPSDLQRRGTSSSRHIQHLGSTKSLTYSKQQSTLPRSFSVDRVMERVMEKHYDFDLTYITERIISVFFPPLLEEQRYRVNLREVTAMLKSKHQDKFLLLNLSERRHDIARLNPKVHDFGWPDLHAPPLDKICAMCKAMETWLTSDPQHVVVLHCKGNKGKTGVIIAAYMHYSKISAGADQALSTLAMRKFCEDKVSSSLQPSQNRYIYYFGGLLSGAIKMNSSPLFLHQVLIPTIPNFQADGGYFPFLKIYQSMQLVYTSGIYDLQGSTGKKLCVTIEPALLLKGDILVKCYHRRVQAAERDTVFRLQFHTCTIHGAQLWFGKEELDEACNDDRFPSDATVEFVFSSGPEKIKGREYQRNDPAVTVDYNTSDPVVRWDSYENFNVRHQDSLEDISHTRGPLDGSLYAQVKKRRAAASASFTSTNGSMGRTSEERPSQLLSVSSDSGHSSAPASRLDYPPTASPPTQQEKEELERLLGGIEGERSGRDRERETAILDDGDSLPPERSGSLRLTRSCSCRVGYRSQHCAEPGCDRVHHQPNGYCLDRTSSTNGHTGAPLVGLCQHHGAHPHQALPPPDLLWDRQQGSQHYLHRACSEGPSRHMCPCPAPDMNPHPLSPSGRMVCRADEYIPYPHHPHHPSLHHHKPSSYHDIMLLDGLPPGCPCRDCCLRREDSAFHALRLDRGEALHWEREAELHRETGLRRGRESEIPRGADLHWEREAGLRRGREVSMHWDRDREVELQWERDREAEYWHRRATVSPYGHQGHDLPAFAFDPLPSGHPAYPEPSRSHSHSHLDMKYSSSSSGYQTPHQTCPCTPYQPSPSESRGYASGYQSESTSPLPPPGPCPASCPASSHHGNSPSDSLPQQYHTNTHTDGPAGVGEGIGWRDHITHGSLRRLHRDGHAPCSTPSDISSPPTPVHTSSPLRTQESPSLTVRDQEVRSAEGCTEPHTVQPQDRPYSGTQGLQHGEPSSSEPIQPGPVNPETHTTPATPTPAPTITPTAQQDCQTPSQPSPTPSLPNSSVLTATVPQPHNDCLSVSPPAPSSDPSIPTQTTSPAETQPLPIAQSSSSPSPSSCLATPSVSVEPVPQHSQVNGSQPSSEIPKPSSPHSPTPSSITSSAPASPLPAQVSQEGSPSSELPVPGFATLGRKLMLGSEIPVGHFPHCSGVDGPTNGHSSPASDGHSTPNFPLSAGCCTPTSSSGSYSGYTTVTIPQPPLPEKRRTATLPGSPNSRAGTLKASSGRQSPGQHHVTFSPSVGEAALPAGHGEGGAEGETGSRVSVKFVQDSSRFWYKPGISREQAIAALKEKEPGAFLIRDSNSFQGAYGLALKVATPPPNVNNHSSKVGDPMEQLVRHFLIETGPRGVKIKGSPNEPHFGSLSALVYQHSITPISLPCALRIPEKDLIGEIQEVQPASNMSTAADLLKQGAACNVLYLNSVETESLTGPQAIAKATGATMSRSPRPSATVVHFKVSAQGITLTDNQRRVFFRRHYPVNSVTFCSIDPQDRRWTNSDSTTSKVFGFVAKKPGSMAENVCHLFAELDPEQPASAIVNFINKVMLATQRR